The Claveliimonas bilis genome window below encodes:
- the yajC gene encoding preprotein translocase subunit YajC — MNYALAAGSFLNSPIGIILIYVVIIGGFWFILMRPQKKEQKRLAAMIADMEVGDTVLTTSGFYGVVIDLTDDDVIVEFGSNKNCRIPMQKAAIAQVEKANQD, encoded by the coding sequence ATGAATTATGCTTTAGCAGCCGGAAGCTTCCTGAATAGTCCCATCGGGATTATCCTTATATATGTTGTCATTATCGGTGGTTTCTGGTTTATTCTTATGAGACCGCAGAAAAAGGAACAGAAAAGGCTCGCAGCTATGATCGCTGACATGGAGGTAGGAGATACAGTATTGACTACCAGCGGATTTTATGGCGTAGTGATCGACCTGACTGACGATGACGTAATTGTTGAGTTTGGAAGCAACAAAAATTGCCGTATTCCAATGCAAAAAGCAGCAATTGCACAGGTGGAAAA
- the tgt gene encoding tRNA guanosine(34) transglycosylase Tgt: MYELLKKDGEARRGRLHTVHGVIETPVFMNVGTVAAIKGAVSTDDLRQIGTQVELSNTYHLHVRPGDKIVRQLGGLHKFMSWDRPILTDSGGFQVFSLAGLRKIKEEGVYFQSHIDGHKIFMGPEESMQIQSNLGSTIAMAFDECPSSVAKKDYIEQSVARTTRWLARCKEEMERLNSLSDTINPHQLLFGINQGGIYEDIRIRHADEIRQMDLSGYAIGGLAVGESHEDMYRILDAVVPHLPQDKPIYLMGVGTPANILEAVDRGVDFFDCVYPSRNGRHGHVYTKQGKRNLFNAKYELDDRPIEEGCGCPACRSYSRAYIRHLLKAKEMLGMRLCVLHNLYFYNHLMEEIREAIEQGTYKEFKKRTLEGMLSQGK, translated from the coding sequence ATGTATGAATTATTAAAGAAAGACGGAGAGGCCCGCAGAGGGCGGCTCCATACAGTACACGGGGTCATTGAGACCCCTGTATTTATGAATGTAGGTACTGTGGCAGCCATCAAGGGAGCTGTTTCTACAGATGATCTAAGACAGATCGGAACACAGGTGGAGTTATCTAATACCTATCATCTTCATGTGAGGCCAGGAGATAAGATTGTCAGACAGTTGGGCGGACTTCACAAGTTTATGTCCTGGGACAGGCCTATTTTGACAGATTCCGGAGGGTTTCAGGTATTTTCCCTTGCAGGTCTTAGAAAAATCAAAGAAGAAGGCGTATACTTCCAGTCACATATTGACGGACACAAAATATTTATGGGTCCTGAGGAGAGTATGCAGATTCAATCAAATCTCGGGTCTACCATTGCTATGGCTTTTGACGAGTGTCCTTCCAGTGTGGCCAAAAAGGACTATATCGAGCAGTCTGTGGCAAGAACAACGAGATGGCTGGCAAGATGCAAAGAAGAGATGGAGAGGCTGAACAGCCTGTCGGATACGATCAATCCCCATCAGCTTCTCTTCGGTATCAACCAGGGAGGAATTTATGAGGATATCCGGATCCGGCATGCAGATGAGATCCGGCAGATGGATCTTTCGGGCTATGCGATCGGAGGCCTTGCTGTTGGAGAGTCTCACGAGGATATGTATCGGATTCTGGACGCTGTCGTGCCTCATCTTCCACAGGACAAACCAATTTATCTGATGGGAGTCGGTACGCCGGCTAATATCCTGGAAGCCGTGGACAGAGGGGTAGACTTCTTTGATTGCGTTTACCCAAGCAGAAACGGACGTCATGGTCATGTTTATACAAAACAGGGTAAGAGAAATCTTTTTAATGCAAAATATGAGCTGGATGACCGTCCGATCGAGGAGGGATGCGGATGCCCTGCATGCAGATCTTATTCCCGCGCTTACATCCGTCATCTTCTGAAAGCGAAGGAAATGTTGGGAATGCGCCTGTGCGTGCTTCATAACCTCTATTTCTACAATCATCTGATGGAAGAGATTCGGGAGGCGATTGAACAGGGAACCTATAAGGAGTTTAAGAAAAGGACTCTGGAAGGCATGCTAAGTCAGGGGAAATAG
- a CDS encoding L,D-transpeptidase family protein, which produces MSDKEKNVDPMERSSDEIVQETMKEIYDEINNSDLKEEVNSHDTDEEALEELQEELRKGEMEEPAAETEEETDEEDAEEAEENPEDWMDYDSGVISFDESDFRDREEDEENLESDAEETELPDEEDDFEEDPRLVRPRRKKLAVRIILIIVGVLILAYLGAALFFNSHFYFFTKINGTEFSAKTVEQVEKYMEGQVADYELTLEEIDGGTEVIDGTDIDLEYVKGDELNKLLKEQNPLLWITALWDHPEITAPVGVEFDESKLTEVLNNLTCMDPEEQVKSESARPVFENTEFVIQPEVVGSEIDTEKFTEAVKTAVGGFVSTLDMEEAGCYILPAFTSESEEVIAAKDKMNSYLGAHITYDFSPYTEVVDSSVISQWVTVDDSMNVTFDQDAVRAYIQDLANKYDTYGKTRTITTGSGNTAQVEGGSYGWQIDQEAEYTALTANIEKAETVTREPQYARRAASHEGNDFGTSYVEIDLTNQHVWVFVNGQCVVETDCVTGNPNQGNGTPQGTYSIAYKQQDTTLRGPKNEDGTYEWESPVSYWMPFNGGIGLHDASWQPTFGGDWYLSHGSHGCVNLPPSVAPTVYANIEAGTPVVCHY; this is translated from the coding sequence ATGAGTGACAAAGAAAAAAATGTAGACCCCATGGAGCGCTCTTCAGATGAAATTGTCCAGGAGACAATGAAGGAAATATATGATGAAATTAACAACTCCGATCTAAAGGAGGAAGTAAATAGTCATGATACAGATGAAGAGGCGCTGGAAGAACTTCAGGAAGAACTTCGGAAAGGAGAAATGGAGGAACCGGCTGCAGAAACAGAAGAAGAGACGGATGAGGAAGATGCGGAAGAAGCAGAAGAAAATCCGGAAGATTGGATGGATTATGACAGCGGCGTTATATCTTTCGATGAAAGTGATTTTAGAGACAGGGAAGAAGACGAAGAAAACTTAGAATCAGATGCGGAAGAAACAGAACTTCCGGATGAGGAAGATGATTTCGAGGAAGATCCGCGTCTGGTACGTCCTCGCCGCAAGAAACTTGCGGTGAGGATCATCCTGATCATTGTAGGAGTACTGATTCTTGCCTATCTTGGAGCGGCGCTGTTTTTTAACAGCCATTTCTATTTTTTTACGAAGATCAACGGGACGGAATTTTCAGCTAAAACCGTGGAGCAGGTTGAAAAATATATGGAAGGTCAGGTTGCAGACTATGAGCTGACGCTGGAGGAAATTGACGGCGGAACAGAAGTGATCGACGGCACCGATATTGATCTGGAATACGTAAAAGGTGATGAGCTGAATAAGCTTTTGAAGGAGCAAAATCCGCTGCTGTGGATCACTGCGCTCTGGGATCACCCGGAGATTACAGCACCGGTAGGGGTGGAGTTCGATGAAAGTAAACTGACAGAAGTATTGAATAACCTGACCTGTATGGATCCGGAAGAACAGGTGAAATCCGAGTCGGCCCGGCCGGTATTCGAAAATACAGAATTTGTGATTCAGCCGGAAGTGGTGGGATCAGAAATTGATACAGAGAAGTTTACGGAAGCTGTGAAAACAGCAGTCGGAGGCTTTGTCAGCACACTTGATATGGAAGAGGCGGGATGCTATATTCTGCCGGCCTTTACATCGGAATCCGAGGAAGTGATCGCGGCGAAGGATAAAATGAACAGTTATCTTGGGGCCCACATTACATACGACTTCAGCCCTTATACAGAGGTGGTGGATTCGTCTGTGATCTCACAGTGGGTTACAGTAGATGACAGCATGAATGTTACCTTTGATCAGGATGCAGTACGCGCTTATATTCAGGATCTTGCCAATAAATACGATACTTATGGGAAGACAAGGACAATTACAACCGGTTCGGGAAATACCGCACAGGTGGAAGGCGGAAGCTATGGATGGCAGATTGACCAGGAGGCAGAGTATACTGCTTTGACGGCAAATATCGAAAAAGCGGAAACCGTTACAAGAGAGCCGCAGTATGCAAGACGGGCTGCTTCTCATGAGGGCAACGATTTTGGTACAAGTTATGTGGAGATTGATCTGACAAACCAGCATGTGTGGGTATTTGTTAATGGTCAGTGTGTAGTGGAGACGGACTGTGTAACGGGAAATCCCAATCAGGGAAACGGAACTCCTCAGGGAACTTATTCTATTGCATATAAACAGCAGGATACGACCCTGCGGGGACCTAAGAATGAGGACGGCACTTATGAATGGGAGTCGCCGGTATCCTACTGGATGCCGTTTAATGGAGGGATCGGATTGCATGATGCAAGCTGGCAGCCAACTTTTGGAGGGGACTGGTATTTATCCCATGGTTCCCACGGCTGTGTAAACCTGCCGCCTTCTGTAGCTCCGACGGTATATGCCAATATTGAGGCAGGTACTCCGGTTGTATGCCACTATTAA